The window GCTTCGATCTGCAATCGCGATTGAAATCCGATCGCGAAGTGACGCGCGACGATTGGCGCAAACAAATCGCCGAGCAAGTCACGGCTTGGCCGGCGGAAGAAAAGGAACGAATCAAAAAAGCGGTCGACTCGCTGCGGCCGAAGCTCGCTGCCTTTCGGTTGCCGTTGCCGAAAGCGGTGCTGCTGATCCGCACGACCGGTCAGGAAGAAGCGGAAGCGGCTTACACGCGGGCCAACGCAATCGCGCTCCCCGCCGCGAAGTTGCGGCATCCTCAGGGAGCGCTCGAAGCACTCCTAGCGCACGAACTCTTTCACGTGATGAGCCGTCACGACGCCACCGTGCGGGCCGCGCTTTACAAGATCGTCGGCTTTTCGCTCGGCGACGAAGTTCAACTGCCGAAGTCGCTCGATGATCGGCGCATCACCAACCCCGACGCGCCGAAAGTCGATTGCTACATCACGCTGAAGAACGACAATCAAGAAGTGACCGCCGTGCCGCTGCTCTACGCGACGCCCGAGCAGTACGTCGCCAAAACGGGCCGGCAGTTTTTCGATTACATCACGTTTCGCCTGCTCGTGGTCGACAAGGTGAACGGCAAATGGCAGCCGCGGATGAAAGATCAACAGCCTGTGGTGCTCGATCCGAAGAAGGTCGAGCATTTTTACGATCAGGTCGGGAAGAATACGACTTACATCTGGCATCCCGATGAGATTCTCGCCGACAACTTTGTGCACCTCGTCAACAAGCGGCAAAAGCTCGAGACGCCGCGAGTGACCGAAGCGATGGCAGAAGTGTTGAAACCGTAAAGTTGAAGAGCACGCACGTATTAAGTGGCTCTTGCTGTAAGAATACCGCCCCGCGCCGGTATATCCTCCGTCCAGTTTTCTTTGTTGTTTGGGAGGAAAGATCATGTTGCGAATTCGCCATGCTGCCGATCGGGGGCACTTCAATCACGGTTGGCTCGATACTTTTCACACGTTTTCGTTCAGCGAATATTACGATCCTGCCCACACGCAGTTTCGTTCGCTGCGGGTGATGAATGAGGATCGCGTTGCGGCTGGCCAGGGCTTTGGCATGCATGGCCATCGCGACATGGAGATCCTCACGTTTGTCCTCCGCGGTGCGCTGCAGCACAAAGACAGTCTGGGGAACGGCGAAGTTCTTCGGCCTGGCGAAGTGCAACAGATGACTGCCGGTTCGGGCATTCGGCATAGCGAGTTCAATCCGTCCGATTCGGAAGAGGTTCACCTGTATCAGGTGTGGCTGCTGCCGGAAAAGAACGGGCTGCCACCAGGCTATGCTCAGAAGAAGTTCGACGAGGCAGGGCGCGACAATCAGTGGCAAACCTCGGCGTCGCACGACGGCCGCGATGGTTCGCTCGTTATCCACCAGGATGCGACGATCTCGCGGGCTTCGCTGGCGACGGGCAAGTCACTTGATTACGCGCTCGATCCGCGCCGGCATGCCTGGCTGCAGATCCTGGCGGGCGATGTGACGGTCGCAGGTAATCACCTGCATGCAGGTGACGGCCTTGCGGTGAGCGACGAAGCGGCGCTGACGGTGCAAGCCGACAGCAATGCGGATCTGTTGCTGTTCGACATGGCGTGAGTCGAAGGGTTGCGTCGGTCGTAGGCCGGACGATTGGTCCGGCCTGGGGCTTTAGAACGACTCGCTAGTAATTGCCGATTGCAATTTGAATCGCCTTGGTACCCGATTCTTGGACGGACCAATGGTCCGATCTTACTAGTTGCGAGTTAGAACCCGCATTTTCGCTAGCAATGCAGGTGATTCACCCCGGCACGTTGCACAAAGTCGGAACGTTCGACTTTAGCGAATGAACTCGCCGCGACGATGACACGTATGGAACGCGCGGTCCGCTGCGCACTCTTCGTATCCGCAGCATTCCGACATGCTTGCACGCCGGAACGCACGCACAAGGAGGTGCCCCATGAAGGTTCATCTGATCAACGTTCATTCCCTGCGGTTTGCTGCCGTGGCGGTGCTGGCGTGTTCCTTGATGACCGGCTGCAAATCCCCTTGGGGTTGGTGGGGCAGCGGCAGCAGCAACTCGATGTACGGCAGCGCGACGCCGGACGTGAGCAAGCAAAAATACGACGGCTTGTCGCAAGACTTCTCGGGTGGCGGCGGCAGCGCTTATAAGGCGCCCGGCGCGGCCAGCGAGAACGCCGTGACTTCGACCTGGAAGAAATCAACGGCTGCCGTTGGCTCCGCCTTCGCCTGGCAGAGCAAAACGGAAAAGCCCGACGATCCCACGTCGCTCGATAGCAAACCAAAGACGATGGGCCCCGATGTCTTTATCGCGGCCGGTC is drawn from Anatilimnocola floriformis and contains these coding sequences:
- a CDS encoding pirin family protein, which produces MLRIRHAADRGHFNHGWLDTFHTFSFSEYYDPAHTQFRSLRVMNEDRVAAGQGFGMHGHRDMEILTFVLRGALQHKDSLGNGEVLRPGEVQQMTAGSGIRHSEFNPSDSEEVHLYQVWLLPEKNGLPPGYAQKKFDEAGRDNQWQTSASHDGRDGSLVIHQDATISRASLATGKSLDYALDPRRHAWLQILAGDVTVAGNHLHAGDGLAVSDEAALTVQADSNADLLLFDMA